Proteins encoded in a region of the Salvelinus sp. IW2-2015 linkage group LG27, ASM291031v2, whole genome shotgun sequence genome:
- the LOC111953290 gene encoding ras-related protein M-Ras isoform X1: MATSAVPSDNLPTYKLVVVGDGGVGKSALTIQFFQKIFVPDYDPTIEDSYLKHTEIDAQWAILDVLDTAGQEEFSAMREQYMRTGDGFLIVFSVTDKASFEHVDRFHQLILRVKDRESFPMVLVANKVDLLHLRKIPSDQGREMASKHSIAYIETSAKDPAMNVDKAFHELVRVIRYVTATDYLEKVCLFDTNAMRVFLSLSLSLPLSLPLPLTQATDSREEPEKEEENQVAGRQVHCLPQTALCCPMMVFTCTAAPYKTAGR; the protein is encoded by the exons ATGGCAACGAGCGCTGTTCCCAGCGACAATCTCCCCACGTATAAGCTGGTAGTGGTGGGGGATGGGGGAGTGGGGAAGAGCGCTCTCACCATTCAGTTCTTTCAGAAGATCTTTGTTCCTGATTACGACCCCACCATCGAGGACTCCTACCTCAAACACACTGAGATTGATGCCCAGTGGGCCATATTGGACG TTCTGGATACAGCAGGCCAAGAGGAGTTCAGTGCTATGAGGGAACAGTACATGAGGACTGGGGACGGGTTCCTCATTGTGTTCTCTGTCACAGACAAGGCCAGCTTTGAACACGTGGACCGCTTCCATCAACTCATCCTCAGGGTGAAGGACCG GGAATCCTTTCCTATGGTTCTTGTGGCCAACAAAGTGGACCTGCTGCATTTACGTAAAATACCCAGTGATCAAGGGAGGGAGATGGCTAGTAAACacagt atagcttACATTGAAACAAGTGCTAAGGACCCAGCCATGAATGTTGACAAGGCGTTCCACGAGTTAGTTAGGGTAATCAGGTATGTTACCGCCACAGATTATTTAGAGAAGGTTTGTCTGTTTGATACAAATGCTATgagagtctttctctctctctctctctctctccctctctctctccctctccctctcacccaggCAACAGATTCCAGAGAGGAGCCAGAAAAAGAAGAGGAAAACCAAGTGGCGGGCCGACAGGTCCACTGTCTCCCACAGACTGCACTGTGTTGTCCTATGATGGTTTTTACTTGTACAGCTGCTCCCTACAAGACAGCGGGAAGATGA
- the LOC111953290 gene encoding ras-related protein M-Ras isoform X2: MATSAVPSDNLPTYKLVVVGDGGVGKSALTIQFFQKIFVPDYDPTIEDSYLKHTEIDAQWAILDVLDTAGQEEFSAMREQYMRTGDGFLIVFSVTDKASFEHVDRFHQLILRVKDRESFPMVLVANKVDLLHLRKIPSDQGREMASKHSIAYIETSAKDPAMNVDKAFHELVRVIRQQIPERSQKKKRKTKWRADRSTVSHRLHCVVL; this comes from the exons ATGGCAACGAGCGCTGTTCCCAGCGACAATCTCCCCACGTATAAGCTGGTAGTGGTGGGGGATGGGGGAGTGGGGAAGAGCGCTCTCACCATTCAGTTCTTTCAGAAGATCTTTGTTCCTGATTACGACCCCACCATCGAGGACTCCTACCTCAAACACACTGAGATTGATGCCCAGTGGGCCATATTGGACG TTCTGGATACAGCAGGCCAAGAGGAGTTCAGTGCTATGAGGGAACAGTACATGAGGACTGGGGACGGGTTCCTCATTGTGTTCTCTGTCACAGACAAGGCCAGCTTTGAACACGTGGACCGCTTCCATCAACTCATCCTCAGGGTGAAGGACCG GGAATCCTTTCCTATGGTTCTTGTGGCCAACAAAGTGGACCTGCTGCATTTACGTAAAATACCCAGTGATCAAGGGAGGGAGATGGCTAGTAAACacagt atagcttACATTGAAACAAGTGCTAAGGACCCAGCCATGAATGTTGACAAGGCGTTCCACGAGTTAGTTAGGGTAATCAG gCAACAGATTCCAGAGAGGAGCCAGAAAAAGAAGAGGAAAACCAAGTGGCGGGCCGACAGGTCCACTGTCTCCCACAGACTGCACTGTGTTGTCCTATGA
- the LOC139023123 gene encoding ly6/PLAUR domain-containing protein 2-like — MKVFAFGLLLLVAVIYGEALQCHNCVRATPGSGDCVETVETCPPELDACAKVTYPSPYENTFHKSCFKMMECLKLGVTKGLRVTCCNWDNCNL; from the exons ATGAAAGTCTTTGCTTTTGGTCTCCTGCTCCTGGTGGCCGTCATCTATG gtGAGGCCCTGCAGTGCCATAACTGTGTCCGGGCCACGCCAGGCAGTGGTGATTGTGTGGAGACTGTGGAGACCTGTCCTCCTGAGCTGGACGCCTGTGCCAAAGTGACCTACCCTTCCCCTTATG aGAACACCTTCCACAAGTCCTGCTTCAAGATGATGGAGTGCCTGAAGCTTGGTGTAACCAAGGGTCTGAGAGTCACCTGCTGCAACTGGGACAACTGCAACCTATAA